A genomic region of Pirellulales bacterium contains the following coding sequences:
- a CDS encoding GDP-mannose 4,6-dehydratase, producing SPLIYGDGRQSRDFTFVGNVVHGNLLAADAPGVSGRVFNVANGRSTNLLRLIELLNEYLGTKVAPVFKPPRVGDVRESLADISEARQALGYEPQVEFEEGLRRTIAYYRETAG from the coding sequence AGCCCGCTGATCTACGGCGATGGCAGGCAGTCGCGCGACTTTACGTTCGTGGGCAACGTCGTCCACGGCAACCTGCTGGCGGCCGATGCGCCCGGCGTAAGTGGCCGGGTCTTCAACGTCGCCAACGGCCGCTCGACGAACTTGCTGAGGCTCATCGAGCTGTTGAACGAGTACCTGGGCACGAAAGTCGCTCCGGTCTTCAAGCCGCCCCGCGTCGGCGACGTGCGCGAAAGCCTGGCCGACATCAGCGAAGCTCGGCAGGCGCTCGGCTATGAACCGCAGGTCGAATTCGAAGAAGGCCTGCGCCGCACGATTGCCTATTACCGCGAGACGGCCGGCTGA